In Clostridium ljungdahlii DSM 13528, the genomic window CAGAACGCATGTCTGCTAATGAAAAGATTTGTGTAGTAAAATATTTATACGATAAAGGAGCTTTCAATTTGAAAGGGGCTGTAGTTAAAGTAGCCAAAGCTCTCCTGGTTTCCGAGCCTACTATATACAGGTATTTAAACAAATACATGTAATAAAGTGCACCCCAAATGTTAGATACGTATAAAACATTTGAGGTGCACCTCTTTTCACAGTTTCCTTAATTTAGTTATTCAAAAATATACTCCATGTGTCTGGACCTAAAATACCATCTGTAGCTTTTCTCCAATTCTTCTGGAGATTAGTTACAGCTTGAAAAGTGGCTTCATCGTAAACCATAGGAGTATAGGAATTTTTCTTTAAATAGCCATATTGTTCAAGTTTCTGTTGTATCCACAGCACTACATGAGATTTATGACCCTTAGCAATAATGTTCTGGATTCCTTTTAATGCTGCCATAGTCTCATTCCCTGCAATCCCATCTACAGCTAGTTTTGCACTATAATCTAAATTCAGGTTATACTGAAGTGCTTTTATCTGCTGTACAAGAGTATTTGGCTTAACAGGTGATACATTTCCAGTAAATATATCTTCTATAAAATAATTTAAGTCTACATATCCCACAGCTCCGTTTAATTTCCCGGTTTCTGAATACTGCCATGAAGCATCATCTGGATATAGGGAAGGCTGCCTGCCATAACTTGCAATCCAAAGTGGAACATCTAAAATATTACCTGCCAGGTAATCTTTATAAAATGCATATCCAGAATATACTCCTATCTTACGGCCTTGTGACTGTACATATTTGATAAATGCATTTGCAAAATTAATAGCATTGCTCCTACTCCAATTTTCCTCTCCCTCTATATCCAGCCACAGAACAGTGTCACTTTCCAATCCTGAGATAGTTTTTAGAAAGTGCTTTGCTTCCGCTATTGGATCATTACCATTTGCGTAATGATAAAATCCCAATTTAAGTCCTGCCTGTTTAATTCTTTGATATCTATAATTTAATAAACTATCTACACGAGATAGACCTTGTGTTGCTTTTTGAATTACTACAGAAATACCATCTGTATTTTTAATAACATTCCAATCTGAAATATTATCTCCTTCATATACGTCTATTCCATTCATTATCTTCATAAATCATTCCTCCTATTGTATTCTTATTAAATACTTAGGACAAAAGGAGTCTAGTAACTGTTATGCCAATGCCCCCATT contains:
- a CDS encoding GH25 family lysozyme: MKIMNGIDVYEGDNISDWNVIKNTDGISVVIQKATQGLSRVDSLLNYRYQRIKQAGLKLGFYHYANGNDPIAEAKHFLKTISGLESDTVLWLDIEGEENWSRSNAINFANAFIKYVQSQGRKIGVYSGYAFYKDYLAGNILDVPLWIASYGRQPSLYPDDASWQYSETGKLNGAVGYVDLNYFIEDIFTGNVSPVKPNTLVQQIKALQYNLNLDYSAKLAVDGIAGNETMAALKGIQNIIAKGHKSHVVLWIQQKLEQYGYLKKNSYTPMVYDEATFQAVTNLQKNWRKATDGILGPDTWSIFLNN